The Devosia sp. YIM 151766 genome includes a region encoding these proteins:
- a CDS encoding NUDIX domain-containing protein yields the protein MIDQPNAASVGIIRDGTILIIKRAKAPYQNLWTFPGGRMDPGETPEQCAIREIEEELGLVIRNPRHALTQELGRDGTYRLAVFATTDFSGTIRPSDEVADYKWADPGMLPALRTTSRLDDVIGECFKLLGENW from the coding sequence ATGATTGACCAACCCAATGCCGCCAGCGTCGGCATCATACGCGACGGCACCATCCTCATCATCAAGCGCGCCAAGGCGCCCTACCAGAACCTATGGACCTTTCCCGGCGGCCGCATGGACCCGGGCGAAACGCCGGAGCAATGCGCCATCCGCGAGATCGAGGAGGAATTGGGCCTGGTGATCCGCAATCCGCGCCACGCGCTCACCCAGGAACTGGGCCGCGACGGCACCTATCGCCTCGCCGTCTTCGCCACCACCGATTTTTCCGGCACCATCCGCCCGTCCGACGAAGTCGCCGACTACAAATGGGCCGATCCCGGCATGCTGCCGGCCCTGCGCACCACATCACGGCTCGATGACGTGATCGGAGAATGCTTCAAGCTGCTGGGGGAAAACTGGTAG
- a CDS encoding SOS response-associated peptidase, translated as MCGRYASTLPPETMRELYKLLNNVEIVPRYNIAPTQPIVAIWEAAGRREAHFARWGLVPGWVKDPRDFPLLVNARAESMADKPAFRDPLKHGRCLVPASGYYEWHTGPDKQKRPYYITRQDGAPLALAGLYATWSGPNGEEVDSVATITVAANAQLAAIHHRMPAILLSEAEQDAWLNVRDVRAREAVQMALPLADGVLKFHPVSTRVNAARDDDPGLIAALAAAEKTPAGTGGQMSLF; from the coding sequence ATGTGCGGACGCTATGCCTCGACATTGCCGCCGGAAACGATGCGGGAGCTGTATAAGCTGCTGAACAACGTCGAAATTGTGCCGCGCTACAATATCGCACCGACCCAGCCCATTGTCGCCATCTGGGAGGCAGCGGGGCGGCGCGAGGCGCATTTCGCCCGCTGGGGGCTGGTGCCCGGCTGGGTGAAGGACCCGCGCGACTTTCCGCTGCTGGTCAATGCCCGCGCCGAAAGCATGGCGGACAAGCCGGCTTTTCGCGATCCGCTCAAGCATGGGCGCTGCCTCGTGCCGGCCAGCGGCTATTATGAATGGCATACCGGGCCGGACAAGCAGAAGCGGCCCTATTACATCACCCGCCAGGATGGCGCACCGCTGGCGCTGGCGGGGCTTTATGCGACCTGGTCCGGCCCCAATGGCGAGGAAGTCGACAGCGTCGCCACCATTACCGTGGCCGCCAATGCCCAGCTGGCGGCCATTCACCACCGCATGCCGGCCATCCTGCTCTCCGAGGCCGAGCAGGATGCCTGGCTGAATGTCCGCGACGTGCGGGCCCGCGAAGCGGTGCAGATGGCGCTGCCGCTGGCGGATGGGGTGCTGAAATTCCATCCGGTGTCGACGCGGGTGAATGCGGCGCGCGACGACGATCCCGGGCTGATCGCGGCACTGGCGGCGGCGGAGAAGACGCCGGCCGGCACAGGCGGGCAGATGAGCTTGTTCTGA
- a CDS encoding hemerythrin domain-containing protein — MLDDIEFLDDATRPAAPKLEGLTPGQRAAGEHLKQIHDHLRANMVTLGKLIERAHAGTVTPAQVAAETGNMEMVSNFRRFGNLCGQYCQFVHTHHSIEDAHLFPALAQQGPVFKAIADRLQAEHVVVHELLLRLIDALNALAGEPTPERFEDTKTVYHALEKVLLSHLGYEEDAMGDALGYFGIM; from the coding sequence ATGCTTGACGATATCGAATTTCTCGACGACGCCACCCGCCCCGCGGCCCCCAAGCTCGAGGGGCTGACCCCGGGACAGCGGGCGGCGGGCGAACATCTCAAACAGATTCACGATCACCTGCGCGCCAATATGGTGACGCTGGGCAAGCTGATCGAGCGCGCCCATGCCGGCACGGTCACCCCGGCGCAGGTCGCCGCCGAGACCGGCAATATGGAAATGGTGTCCAATTTCCGCCGTTTCGGCAATCTGTGCGGCCAATATTGCCAATTCGTCCACACCCACCACTCCATCGAGGATGCGCATTTGTTCCCGGCTTTGGCGCAGCAGGGTCCGGTGTTCAAGGCCATTGCCGACCGCTTGCAGGCCGAGCATGTGGTGGTGCATGAATTGCTGCTGCGCCTCATCGACGCCCTCAACGCCCTGGCCGGCGAACCGACGCCAGAGCGGTTCGAGGACACCAAGACGGTCTATCACGCACTCGAAAAAGTGCTGCTTTCGCATCTGGGTTATGAAGAAGACGCCATGGGCGACGCCCTGGGCTATTTCGGCATCATGTAG
- a CDS encoding FAD-binding oxidoreductase, translated as MPLSAAEIVSALSALVGGDNVVGEVGRMGAWLNEPRKRFHAAAAAVVTPPDVAAVQAIMRWAHENRVFIVPQGGNTGLVGAQVPLRGDEVILSLARLDHIRSLDGAAGYMVAEAGVILENAHRAAEEAGAMFPLWLASQGSARIGGVLSSNAGGVNVLAYGNARELTMGVEAVLADGRLYNGLNALKKDNTGYDLKDLLVGAEGTLGIITAASLKLYPLPEDYETALVNVASPDAALALFQLMRERVGSRLNAFELVPWIGLDIQLRHTMLDADPSASASPWYALIELTRMAGTEPGSLQSALETAFEKALISDAVIAESLADRTRMWAFREQMSECQSREGASIKHDVSVPVAAIPRLIAEGSAAAEKLVPGIRPVPFGHMGDGNIHFNFSMPVGADPQAFMAEFDDAVHDIIYDIVLKLGGSVSAEHGIGQLKTGLLKQVKDPVALEMMRAIKTALDPRGILNPGKLLG; from the coding sequence ATGCCCCTTTCCGCCGCCGAGATCGTCTCCGCCCTTTCCGCCCTGGTCGGCGGCGACAATGTCGTCGGCGAGGTCGGCAGGATGGGGGCCTGGCTCAACGAGCCGCGCAAGCGCTTCCACGCCGCCGCCGCCGCCGTGGTTACCCCGCCCGATGTCGCGGCGGTACAGGCGATCATGCGCTGGGCCCACGAAAACCGCGTCTTCATCGTTCCGCAGGGCGGCAATACCGGACTGGTCGGCGCCCAAGTGCCGCTGCGGGGCGACGAAGTCATCCTCAGCCTTGCCCGGCTCGACCACATCCGCTCGCTCGACGGTGCCGCCGGCTATATGGTGGCCGAGGCGGGCGTGATCCTCGAAAACGCCCATCGGGCCGCCGAGGAGGCCGGCGCCATGTTCCCGCTCTGGCTGGCCTCGCAGGGCTCGGCGCGCATTGGCGGCGTCTTGTCCTCCAATGCCGGCGGCGTCAATGTGCTGGCCTATGGCAATGCGCGCGAACTGACCATGGGGGTCGAGGCGGTGCTGGCCGATGGCCGGCTCTATAACGGGCTCAATGCGCTCAAGAAGGACAATACCGGCTACGATCTCAAGGACCTGCTGGTCGGCGCCGAAGGCACTCTCGGCATCATCACCGCCGCCAGTTTGAAACTCTATCCCCTCCCCGAGGATTACGAGACCGCCCTGGTCAATGTCGCCTCGCCCGATGCGGCGCTGGCGCTGTTCCAGCTGATGCGCGAGCGGGTCGGCTCGCGGCTCAACGCCTTCGAGCTCGTGCCCTGGATCGGCCTCGACATCCAGCTCCGCCACACCATGCTGGACGCCGATCCTTCCGCCAGCGCCTCGCCGTGGTATGCGCTGATCGAATTGACCCGCATGGCCGGAACCGAGCCCGGCTCGCTGCAATCCGCGCTTGAAACCGCCTTCGAAAAAGCCCTGATTTCCGACGCGGTGATCGCCGAATCTCTCGCCGACCGCACCCGCATGTGGGCCTTTCGCGAGCAGATGAGCGAGTGCCAGTCGCGCGAGGGCGCCTCGATCAAGCATGACGTCTCGGTGCCCGTCGCCGCCATTCCGCGCCTCATCGCCGAAGGCTCCGCCGCCGCCGAAAAGCTGGTGCCCGGCATCCGTCCGGTGCCTTTCGGCCATATGGGCGACGGCAATATCCACTTCAATTTCTCCATGCCCGTCGGCGCCGATCCCCAGGCCTTCATGGCCGAATTCGACGACGCCGTGCACGACATCATCTATGATATCGTGCTGAAGCTCGGCGGCTCGGTTTCCGCTGAACACGGCATCGGCCAGCTCAAGACCGGGCTGCTGAAACAGGTCAAGGACCCGGTGGCGCTGGAGATGATGCGGGCCATCAAGACCGCGCTCGACCCGCGCGGCATCCTCAATCCGGGCAAGCTGCTGGGCTGA
- a CDS encoding histidine phosphatase family protein gives MTSLNWPEIYFIRHGETPWNAERRYQGRKDIPLNDKGKGQASQNGKILAALFAARGLDPAVFEWHASPLGRTRETMERVRMGFAQHLPEVQFDVRLMEISFGVLEGSLHEELPANMALAPGERDETYWDFRPENGENYRDVEARLNEFAAVLNGPSVVVAHGGIARTLRVLIERAPVVDVINWAPPQDVIMHFTPGRMELIGVGDV, from the coding sequence ATGACCTCCCTAAACTGGCCGGAAATCTATTTCATCCGGCATGGTGAAACGCCCTGGAACGCCGAACGCCGCTATCAGGGCCGCAAGGACATCCCGCTCAACGACAAGGGCAAGGGCCAGGCCAGCCAGAACGGCAAGATTCTGGCGGCCTTGTTTGCGGCGCGCGGGCTCGATCCGGCGGTGTTCGAATGGCATGCCTCGCCGCTGGGACGCACGCGCGAAACCATGGAACGGGTGCGCATGGGCTTTGCCCAGCACCTGCCCGAAGTGCAGTTCGACGTGCGGCTGATGGAAATCAGCTTCGGCGTGCTCGAAGGCAGCCTGCACGAGGAATTGCCCGCCAATATGGCTTTGGCGCCAGGCGAGCGCGACGAGACCTATTGGGATTTCCGGCCGGAAAACGGCGAGAATTACCGCGATGTCGAGGCGCGGCTGAACGAATTCGCCGCCGTGCTCAACGGGCCGTCGGTGGTGGTGGCCCATGGCGGCATCGCCCGCACCCTGCGCGTCCTGATCGAGCGGGCGCCGGTGGTCGACGTGATCAACTGGGCGCCGCCGCAAGATGTGATCATGCATTTCACGCCAGGCCGGATGGAACTGATCGGAGTGGGCGACGTCTGA
- a CDS encoding type II toxin-antitoxin system VapC family toxin — protein MSELQIMLDTNIVSDFMRYPEGVVGQRLRAYGIGRVCISAIVLAELRYGIVRSGSGRLARQMSWALEFMQIMPFDIPADRAYAEIRSALEGQGRPIGPMDMLIAAHALALDVVLVTANVREFTRVPDLRVENWLD, from the coding sequence TTGAGCGAGCTTCAAATCATGTTGGACACGAACATCGTGTCCGACTTCATGCGCTATCCCGAAGGCGTGGTTGGTCAGCGTCTGCGGGCCTATGGTATCGGCCGCGTGTGTATTTCGGCCATCGTCCTCGCGGAGTTGCGGTACGGAATTGTGCGCAGCGGATCGGGCCGGCTGGCCAGGCAGATGTCCTGGGCCCTTGAATTCATGCAGATCATGCCCTTCGATATTCCCGCAGACCGGGCCTATGCCGAAATCCGCAGCGCTTTGGAAGGGCAGGGCCGCCCAATCGGCCCGATGGATATGCTCATCGCTGCCCATGCACTGGCGCTCGATGTCGTCCTCGTCACGGCCAATGTCCGCGAATTCACGCGCGTTCCCGATCTCCGGGTCGAAAACTGGCTCGATTGA
- the aroC gene encoding chorismate synthase produces the protein MSFNTFGHLFRFTTWGESHGPALGVVVDGCPPNIALTPDMIQRDLDRRKPGQSKYTTQRREADQVKILSGVFEDERSDGPRTTGTPISLLIENTDQRSKDYSDIRDKYRPGHADYTYDQKYGIRDYRGGGRTSARETAARVAAGAVARQVLTGVTIRASLVQVGPHKIDYANFDWDQVGQNPFFCADAQAAALWADYLDTIRKQGNSVGAVIEVVAEGVPAGWGAPIYGKLSADLASAMMSINAVKAVEIGAGFEAASLTGVDNADQMRAGAERPYFLSNKAGGILGGVSNGDPIVCRFAVKPTSSIITPRQTVTIANEDTDIVTKGRHDPCVGIRAVPVGEAMMALVLADHMLRHRGQTGREGAVGFQRD, from the coding sequence ATGTCTTTCAATACGTTCGGGCATCTTTTCCGTTTCACCACCTGGGGCGAGAGCCATGGGCCGGCTTTGGGCGTGGTGGTGGATGGCTGCCCGCCCAATATCGCGCTGACGCCGGACATGATCCAGCGCGACCTCGATCGGCGCAAGCCCGGGCAATCGAAATATACCACCCAGCGCCGCGAGGCCGACCAGGTGAAAATCCTCTCCGGCGTGTTCGAGGACGAGCGCAGCGACGGGCCGCGCACCACCGGCACGCCGATTTCGCTGCTGATCGAAAATACCGACCAGCGCTCCAAGGATTATTCGGATATCCGCGACAAATATCGCCCGGGCCACGCCGATTATACCTATGACCAGAAATACGGCATTCGCGACTATCGCGGCGGCGGACGCACCTCGGCGCGCGAGACCGCGGCGCGGGTGGCCGCCGGCGCGGTGGCGCGGCAGGTGCTCACGGGCGTGACCATCAGGGCGAGCCTGGTGCAGGTGGGGCCGCACAAGATCGATTATGCCAATTTCGACTGGGACCAGGTGGGCCAGAACCCGTTCTTCTGCGCCGACGCCCAGGCGGCGGCGCTCTGGGCCGATTATCTCGACACCATCCGCAAGCAGGGCAATTCGGTCGGCGCCGTCATCGAAGTGGTGGCCGAGGGCGTGCCGGCGGGCTGGGGCGCGCCGATCTATGGCAAGCTTAGCGCCGACCTGGCTTCGGCGATGATGAGCATCAATGCGGTCAAGGCGGTGGAAATCGGCGCCGGTTTCGAGGCGGCGAGCCTGACCGGCGTGGACAATGCCGACCAGATGCGCGCCGGCGCGGAGCGGCCCTATTTCCTCTCCAATAAGGCCGGGGGAATTCTGGGCGGCGTGAGCAATGGCGATCCGATCGTCTGCCGCTTCGCGGTCAAGCCGACCTCCTCGATCATCACCCCGCGCCAGACGGTGACCATCGCCAATGAGGACACCGATATCGTCACCAAGGGCCGTCACGACCCCTGCGTGGGCATCCGCGCCGTGCCGGTGGGCGAGGCGATGATGGCGCTGGTGCTGGCCGACCACATGCTGCGCCATCGCGGCCAGACCGGGCGCGAAGGCGCCGTGGGGTTCCAGCGGGACTGA
- a CDS encoding MBL fold metallo-hydrolase: MASSAPPLVFDTEFRPEHGRPVAEAPGIVRVTAPNASAYTFTGTNSFLLGHERLALVDPGPEDSSHEAALIAAIAGRPLTAILLTHTHKDHSAAAAKWRREHGVPLWFGGRHRLSRPRRRFEINPVGPSCDWDLVPDRLLTDDQTIPAGDLELTVHATPGHCANHLAFGLGGTDILLSGDHVMGWNSTLVSVPDGSMADYLASLDKVIALPYARYLPAHGGPIANGPAHAAALKAHRQNRNDQLIAAIGNGARTLHSVVAAIYPTQPTKLRRAARMTMAAHVEYLEARGELRVQRGLLGTSLSLP; encoded by the coding sequence ATGGCAAGCTCCGCTCCGCCCCTCGTCTTCGACACCGAATTTCGCCCCGAACATGGCCGGCCCGTCGCCGAAGCGCCGGGAATCGTGCGGGTCACCGCGCCCAATGCCTCGGCCTATACGTTTACCGGCACCAATAGTTTTCTTCTGGGCCACGAGCGGCTGGCGCTGGTCGATCCCGGCCCCGAGGACTCGAGCCACGAAGCGGCGCTGATTGCGGCCATTGCCGGGCGTCCGCTCACGGCCATCCTCCTCACCCACACCCATAAAGACCACAGCGCCGCGGCGGCGAAATGGCGCCGCGAGCACGGGGTGCCGCTTTGGTTCGGGGGCAGGCACCGCCTGTCGCGGCCGCGGCGGCGCTTCGAGATCAACCCGGTCGGCCCGTCCTGCGATTGGGACCTGGTGCCCGACCGGCTGTTGACGGATGACCAGACCATCCCGGCCGGCGACCTCGAGCTGACCGTCCACGCCACGCCAGGCCATTGCGCCAATCATCTCGCCTTCGGCCTCGGCGGAACCGATATCCTGCTATCCGGCGACCATGTCATGGGCTGGAATTCCACCCTCGTCTCAGTGCCGGACGGCTCGATGGCCGATTATCTCGCCTCGCTCGACAAGGTCATCGCCCTGCCCTATGCCCGCTACCTGCCCGCCCATGGCGGCCCCATCGCCAACGGCCCCGCCCACGCCGCCGCGCTGAAGGCCCATCGGCAGAACCGCAACGACCAGCTCATCGCCGCCATCGGCAATGGCGCCCGCACGCTTCACTCCGTGGTCGCGGCGATCTATCCCACCCAACCCACCAAACTGCGGCGCGCCGCCCGCATGACCATGGCGGCGCATGTCGAATATCTGGAGGCGCGGGGCGAATTGCGGGTGCAGCGCGGATTGTTGGGAACATCGCTGTCGCTGCCATAG
- a CDS encoding biotin transporter BioY produces the protein MAVTLTTPNTLLGVFQPKGQVAKLAINAAIVVLGSLLIAAAAKINVPVWPVPVTLQSFAIAALAAGFGMRIGIATVALYLLEGAMGLPVFATGGGAIYLLGPTGGFLIGFLAQAGIIGYAADRGASGRPFALFGAMLVATAVLYFFGFAWLLAMSGQAQWIDQTNLLASAWAGAVQPFIVWDILKMAFAALTVTGLWSLIASKR, from the coding sequence ATGGCCGTGACTTTGACCACGCCCAATACGCTGCTCGGCGTATTTCAGCCCAAGGGCCAGGTCGCCAAGCTGGCGATCAATGCCGCAATCGTCGTTCTGGGCAGCCTGCTCATCGCCGCAGCGGCCAAGATCAACGTGCCGGTATGGCCGGTTCCGGTGACGCTGCAAAGCTTCGCCATCGCCGCGCTGGCCGCCGGCTTCGGCATGCGAATCGGCATTGCCACGGTGGCGCTCTACCTGCTTGAAGGCGCCATGGGCCTGCCGGTCTTCGCCACGGGCGGCGGTGCAATCTACCTGCTCGGCCCCACCGGCGGCTTCCTGATCGGCTTTCTCGCCCAGGCCGGCATTATCGGCTATGCCGCCGATCGCGGCGCTTCGGGCCGCCCCTTCGCGCTGTTCGGCGCCATGCTGGTGGCGACCGCCGTGCTCTATTTCTTCGGCTTCGCCTGGTTGCTGGCCATGTCCGGCCAGGCCCAGTGGATCGACCAGACCAATCTGCTCGCCTCGGCCTGGGCTGGCGCCGTGCAGCCCTTCATCGTCTGGGATATCCTCAAAATGGCCTTTGCCGCGCTGACCGTGACCGGGCTGTGGAGCCTGATCGCCTCGAAGCGCTGA
- a CDS encoding DNA topoisomerase IB: MQLAKVVLDRMRADEIGPAPQLVFSSDEDPGWQRQRRGRGFSYGDGGSRRPDAADRARIRALAIPPAWTDVWICKDARGHIQATGRDEKGRKQYRYHADWTQHRSATKFDTLSDFARALPGLREQVQSDLRRRSLGYERVLASIVWLLDNSLIRVGNPAYARDNKSFGLTTLRNRHVEITGSTLHFHFKGKSGKQWRLQLADRRIARLVRTLQDMPGQHLFQYEGETGRCAVSSRDVNDYIAAFAGPDFTSKHFRTWAASVRAFGLFCDIPLPDSKAGQARTINAVIDQVAAKLGNTRAVCRQCYVHPAIVAAWQQRELRRSGRLKPVEGLDEDEVETAAFLKRSVLS, encoded by the coding sequence ATGCAATTGGCGAAAGTGGTTCTGGACCGGATGCGGGCCGACGAGATCGGGCCGGCGCCGCAATTGGTGTTTTCTTCCGATGAAGACCCCGGCTGGCAGCGGCAGCGGCGCGGCAGGGGCTTTTCTTATGGCGATGGCGGAAGCCGCCGCCCCGATGCAGCCGATCGTGCCCGCATCCGCGCCCTGGCCATCCCGCCGGCCTGGACCGATGTATGGATCTGCAAGGATGCCCGCGGCCATATCCAGGCCACCGGCCGCGACGAAAAGGGCCGCAAGCAATATCGCTACCATGCCGATTGGACGCAGCATCGCAGCGCCACCAAATTCGATACCCTGTCCGATTTCGCCAGGGCCCTGCCCGGCCTGCGCGAGCAGGTGCAAAGCGATCTGCGCCGCCGCAGCCTCGGCTATGAGCGCGTCCTGGCCTCCATCGTCTGGCTGCTCGACAACAGCCTGATCCGCGTCGGCAATCCCGCCTATGCCCGCGACAACAAGAGCTTCGGCCTCACCACCTTGCGTAACCGCCATGTGGAGATCACCGGCTCGACCCTGCATTTCCACTTCAAGGGCAAATCCGGCAAGCAATGGCGGCTGCAACTGGCCGACCGGCGCATTGCCCGCCTCGTCAGGACCCTGCAGGACATGCCCGGCCAGCATCTGTTCCAATATGAAGGCGAGACCGGCCGCTGCGCCGTTTCCTCGCGCGACGTCAACGATTATATCGCCGCCTTTGCCGGGCCGGATTTCACCTCCAAGCACTTCCGCACCTGGGCCGCCAGCGTGCGCGCCTTCGGCCTGTTCTGCGATATCCCATTGCCCGACAGCAAGGCCGGCCAGGCCCGCACTATCAACGCGGTCATCGACCAGGTGGCGGCGAAACTGGGCAATACCCGCGCCGTCTGCCGCCAATGCTATGTGCATCCGGCCATCGTCGCGGCCTGGCAACAGCGCGAACTGCGCCGCTCCGGCCGGCTGAAACCGGTGGAAGGGTTGGACGAGGACGAGGTGGAAACGGCGGCCTTCCTGAAAAGATCGGTGCTCTCATAG
- the nirK gene encoding copper-containing nitrite reductase — protein sequence MTDTKDETPSAPVISRRSLLAGTAGLTLAGTIGGQAMAQQSESAAHQHATHMSHGSSSLSGRLYQVNPEMPEHNDIAHDPADVPPPITRREPQTIRVELETIELEAHLDTNSTFRFWTFNARVPGPFIRVRVGDTVECYFKNAEDSWMAHNVDFHATTGPGGGAVLTTALPGEEFAFRFKALNPGLYVYHCAVAPVALHIANGMYGMILVEPEEGLPPVDREFYVMQGELYTEEEFGSAGLLTESYDKLVNERPEYFVFNGHVGALTEHFPLKANVGETVRIFFGVGGPNFTSSFHVIGEIFDRVYMNASLTSPPLTNVQTVSVPPGGAAMVEFKCEVPGRYVLVDHALSRAERGLAGYLIVDGDEQPDIFSPIGEPPDPAMSGH from the coding sequence GTGACTGACACGAAAGACGAAACGCCATCCGCTCCAGTCATCAGCCGCCGCAGCCTGCTTGCCGGCACCGCCGGTCTGACGCTTGCCGGCACGATCGGCGGCCAGGCCATGGCGCAACAGAGCGAGAGCGCCGCTCACCAGCATGCGACGCACATGTCTCATGGCAGCAGCAGCCTCAGCGGCCGGCTCTACCAGGTCAATCCGGAAATGCCGGAGCATAACGACATCGCCCATGATCCGGCCGACGTGCCGCCGCCGATCACGCGACGCGAGCCGCAGACCATTCGCGTCGAGCTGGAAACGATAGAATTGGAGGCCCATCTCGACACCAATAGCACGTTTCGCTTCTGGACCTTCAATGCGCGCGTCCCCGGGCCGTTCATCCGCGTCCGGGTCGGCGACACGGTGGAATGCTACTTCAAAAATGCCGAAGACAGCTGGATGGCGCATAATGTGGATTTCCACGCCACCACCGGCCCCGGCGGCGGCGCCGTTCTGACCACGGCGCTTCCCGGCGAAGAATTCGCCTTCCGTTTCAAGGCCCTCAATCCGGGGCTCTATGTCTATCACTGCGCCGTGGCGCCGGTGGCGCTGCACATCGCCAATGGCATGTACGGTATGATTCTGGTCGAGCCGGAAGAGGGCCTGCCGCCCGTCGACCGCGAATTCTACGTGATGCAGGGCGAGCTCTATACCGAAGAGGAATTCGGCAGTGCGGGCCTGCTGACCGAGAGCTATGACAAGCTCGTCAACGAGCGCCCGGAATATTTCGTCTTCAACGGCCATGTCGGGGCGCTCACCGAGCATTTCCCGCTCAAGGCCAATGTGGGCGAGACGGTGCGCATTTTCTTCGGCGTCGGCGGACCGAACTTCACCTCGTCCTTCCATGTGATCGGCGAGATATTCGATCGCGTATATATGAACGCCTCGCTCACCAGCCCGCCGCTGACCAATGTCCAAACCGTGTCCGTCCCGCCAGGGGGCGCCGCGATGGTCGAGTTCAAATGCGAAGTCCCCGGCCGCTATGTGCTGGTGGACCACGCCCTGTCGCGCGCCGAACGCGGCCTTGCAGGCTATCTGATTGTCGACGGCGACGAGCAGCCCGACATCTTCTCGCCGATCGGCGAGCCGCCGGACCCGGCAATGTCCGGCCATTGA